One genomic window of Alphaproteobacteria bacterium includes the following:
- a CDS encoding peptide deformylase: protein MTKLDIRIIPDPVLRQTAAPVAAVDKQIAKQMDDMLETMYAGKGIGLAATQVGLLNRVIVIDVSTKEKKSDPLLIANPEITWQSDDTFTYSEGCLSIPDQYAEVTRPRKIRLGYLDKDGKSCALEAEDLLSICIQHEIDHLNGVLFIDYLSTLKRNMIIRKVEKAKRLGGDG from the coding sequence ATGACGAAACTTGATATCCGCATCATTCCCGACCCGGTGCTGCGCCAGACCGCAGCCCCGGTCGCCGCCGTTGACAAGCAGATCGCCAAGCAAATGGACGATATGCTTGAGACCATGTATGCGGGCAAGGGCATCGGGCTTGCGGCGACGCAGGTGGGGCTTTTGAACCGGGTGATCGTGATCGATGTCAGCACCAAGGAAAAAAAATCCGATCCGCTTTTGATCGCCAACCCGGAAATCACATGGCAATCGGACGATACCTTTACCTATAGCGAGGGCTGCCTTTCCATACCCGACCAGTACGCCGAAGTGACGCGGCCACGCAAAATACGCCTTGGTTACCTCGATAAGGACGGCAAGTCATGTGCGCTGGAGGCGGAGGATCTGCTTTCCATTTGCATCCAGCACGAAATTGACCATCTGAACGGCGTGCTGTTCATCGATTATCTTTCGACGCTGAAACGCAACATGATCATCCGCAAGGTTGAAAAAGCGAAACGGCTGGGCGGCGATGGATAG
- a CDS encoding methionyl-tRNA formyltransferase, translating into MDRLRLVFMGTPAFSVPALAAVRAAGHDVVAVYCQPPKPAGRGQKEQKSPVQEYAERDGIPVRTPKSLRNGEEQAGFAALKADAAVVVAYGLILPREILMAPRLGCLNIHASLLPRWRGAAPIQRAMLAGDHETGITIMQMDEGLDTGPMLLAEKTPITENTTATQLHDTLAAMGAGMITRALVGLAQGTLHTKPQPVEGMTYAAKLARADGAIDWAQPAAATGRQVRALNPWPGTFCKLDGETIKVLAAAPAPGTGAPGTLLDDQCTVACGEGALRLLTVQRPGKAPVGGGEFLRGARLASGAAFGNGA; encoded by the coding sequence ATGGATAGGTTGCGCCTCGTTTTCATGGGAACGCCCGCTTTTTCGGTGCCCGCGCTGGCGGCGGTACGCGCGGCGGGGCACGATGTCGTGGCCGTATATTGCCAGCCGCCCAAACCGGCCGGGCGCGGCCAGAAGGAACAAAAATCCCCGGTCCAGGAATATGCGGAACGCGACGGCATTCCCGTACGCACACCGAAAAGCTTGCGCAATGGCGAAGAACAGGCGGGGTTTGCCGCGCTGAAGGCCGATGCCGCCGTTGTTGTGGCCTATGGCCTGATTTTACCCAGAGAAATACTGATGGCGCCGCGGCTCGGTTGCCTGAATATCCACGCATCGCTGCTGCCGCGCTGGCGCGGCGCGGCGCCGATCCAGCGCGCCATGCTGGCGGGCGACCATGAAACCGGCATCACCATTATGCAGATGGATGAAGGGCTCGATACCGGCCCGATGCTTCTGGCGGAAAAAACCCCGATCACCGAAAACACCACCGCGACGCAATTGCACGACACGCTCGCGGCCATGGGCGCGGGCATGATCACGCGCGCGCTGGTGGGCCTTGCGCAAGGCACGTTGCACACAAAGCCGCAGCCCGTCGAAGGCATGACCTATGCCGCCAAACTGGCGCGGGCCGATGGCGCGATCGACTGGGCACAGCCCGCTGCCGCCACGGGACGGCAGGTGCGCGCGCTGAACCCATGGCCGGGCACCTTTTGCAAGCTTGACGGGGAAACCATCAAGGTTTTGGCGGCGGCGCCGGCCCCCGGCACGGGCGCGCCCGGCACGTTGCTGGACGATCAATGCACGGTCGCATGCGGCGAAGGCGCGCTGCGCCTGCTGACCGTGCAGCGCCCGGGTAAAGCGCCCGTGGGAGGCGGCGAATTCTTGCGCGGCGCACGGCTTGCGAGTGGCGCGGCTTTCGGGAACGGCGCATGA